From Pongo pygmaeus isolate AG05252 chromosome 1, NHGRI_mPonPyg2-v2.0_pri, whole genome shotgun sequence, one genomic window encodes:
- the ZMYM1 gene encoding zinc finger MYM-type protein 1 isoform X7, producing MPKLIGIWKLFFRKKPISLELENSFASDTKMKEPLLGGECDKAVASQLGLLDEIKTEPDNAQEYCHRQQSRTQENELKINAVFSESASQLTAGIQLSLASSGMNKMLPSVSTTAIQVSCAGCKKILQKGQTAYQRKGSAQLFCSIPCITEYISSASSPVPSKRTCSNCSKDILNPKDVISVQLEDTTSCKTFCSLSCLSSYEEKRKPFVTICTNSILTKCSMCQKTAIIQYEVKYQNVKRNLCSNACLSKFHSANNFIMNCCENCGTYCYTSSSLSHILQTEGQSHYFNSSKSITAYKQKPAKPLISVPCKPLKPSDEMIETTSDLGKTELFCSINCFSAYSKAKMESSSVNVVSVVHDTSTELLSPKKDTTPVISNIVSLADTDVALPIMNTDVLQDTVSSVTATADVIVDLSKSSPSEPSSAVASSSMEQPSISPSSSVFSQHAIGSSIEVQKDNMKSMKISDELCHPKCTSKVQKVKGKSRSIKKSCCADFECLENSKKDVAFCYSCQLFCQKYFSCGRESFATHGTSNWKKTLEKFRKHEKSEMHLKSLEFWREYQFCDGAVSDDLSIHSKQIEGNKKYLKLIIENILFLGKQCLPLRGNDQSVSSVNKGNFLELLEMRAKDKGEETFRLMNSQVDFYNSTQIQSDIIEIIKTEMLQDIVNEINDSSAFSIICDETTNSAMKEQLSICVRYPQKSSKAILIKERFLGFVDTEEMTGTHLHRTIKTYLQQIGVDMDKIHGQAYDSTTNLRIKFNKIAAEFKKEEPRALYTHCYAHFLDLSIIRFCKEVKELRSALKTLSSLFNTICMSGEMLANFRNICRLSQNKTCKKHISQSCWTVHDRTLLSVIDSLPEIIETLEVIASHSSNTSFADELSHLLTLVSKFEFVFCLKFLYRVLSVTGILSKELQNKTIDIFSLSSKIEAILECLSSERNDVYFKTIWDGTEEICQKITCKGFKVEKPSLQKRRKIQKSVDLGNSDNMFFPTSTEEQYKINIYYQGLDTILQNLKLCFSEFDYCKIKQISELLFKWNEPLNETTAKHVQEFYKLDEDIIPELRFYRHYAKLNFVIDDNCINFVSLGCLFIQHGLHSNIPCLSKLLYIALSWPITSASTENSFSTLPRLKTYLCNTMGQEKLTGPALMAVEQELVNKLMEPERLNEIVEKFISQMKEI from the exons CTTCACAGTTGACTGCAGGCATTCAGCTTTCTCTGGCATCATCTGGCATGAATAAAATGCTTCCTTCAGTTTCAACCACAGCTATTCAGGTTTCCTGTGCTGGTTGTAAAAAAATTCTCCAGAAGGGGCAAACTGCTTATCAGAGGAAAGGATCTGCTCAACTTTTCTGCTCCATACCATGCATCACTGAATACATTTCATCTGCCAGTTCACCAGTTCCTTCTAAGAGAACTTGTTCAAACTGCTCAAA AGACATTTTAAATCCAAAGGATGTGATCAGTGTCCAGCTGGAAGACACTACCTCTTGCAAAACTTTTTGCAGCCTATCTTGTCTTTCAtcatatgaagaaaaaagaaaaccatttgtTACCATATGTACTAATAGCATTTTGACCAAGTGCAGCATGTGCCAGAAGACTGCTATT ATTCAGTATGAAGTAAAATACCAAAATGTGAAACGTAATCTTTGCAGTAATGCCTGCCTTTCAAAGTTTCACTCTGCTAACAACTTCATCATGAACTGCTGTGAGAACTGTGGCACTTACTGTTACACCAGCTCTAGTCTGTCCCACATACTTCAGACGGAAGGACAGTCTCATTACTTTAATAGTTCAAAGAGTATTACAGCATATAAGCAG AAACCTGCCAAACCACTTATATCTGTTCCTTGCAAACCATTGAAGCCCTCAGATGAAATGATTGAGACTACCAGTGATTTGGGGAAGACAGAGCTTTTCTGCTCTATTAATTGTTTCTCTGCATACAGTAAAGCTAAGATGGAATCTTCTTCAG taaATGTTGTTTCTGTGGTGCATGATACTTCAACAGAGCTTCTTTCTCCAAAGAAAGATACGACTCCAGTTATAAGCAATATAGTGTCATTGGCAGACACCGATGTTGCCTTGCCCATCATGAACACTGATGTCTTACAAG ATACAGTTTCTTCAGTAACAGCAACAGCAGATGTCATTGTGgat CTTTCTAAGAGTTCACCTAGTGAACCCAGTAGTGCTGTTGCTAGTAGTAGTATGGAACAGCCAAGCATTTCACCATCTTCATCAGTATTCAGTCAGCATGCAATTGGTTCCAGTATAGAAGTACAAAAAGACAATATGAAATCTATGAAAATAAGTGATGAACTATGTCACCCAAAATGTACATCCAAAGTACAAAAAGTTAAAGGTAAATCACGAAGTATTAAAAAATCTTGTTGTGCAGATTTTGAGTGTTTGGAAAACAGTAAAAAAGATGTGGCATTCTGTTATTCATGCCAGTTGTTCTGCCAAAAATATTTTAGCTGTGGAAGAGAGTCATTTGCAACCCACGGAACTTCTAATTGGAAAAAAACCCTGGAAAAATTCAGAAAGCATGAAAAAAGTGAAATGCATTTGAAGTCATTGGAATTTTGGAGAGAATACCAATTTTGTGATGGAGCTGTCAGTGACGATTTATCTATTCATTCGAAACAGATTGAGGGAAATAAAAAGTACCTAAAGcttataattgaaaatattttatttcttggaaAGCAGTGTTTACCCTTAAGAGGAAACGACCAGTCAGTTTCATCTGTGAATAAAGGCAATTTTTTAGAATTGTTAGAAATGAGAGCAAAAGATAAAGGAGAAGAAACATTTCGACTTATGAATTCACAAGTTGACTTCTATAACAGTACACAAATTCAAAGTGATATTATCGAAATAATAAAGACTGAAATGTTGCAGGATATTGTGAATGAGATCAATGACTCCTCAGCGTTTTCAATCATATGTGATGAGACAACCAATAGTGCCATGAAAGAACAGCTTTCAATTTGTGTAAGATACCCACAAAAATCATCAAAGGCTATCTTAATTAAGGAAAGATTCTTGGGTTTTGTTGATACTGAGGAGATGACTGGGACCCACTTACATAGGACTATCAAAACTTACCTGCAGCAAATTGGAGTTGATATGGATAAAATACATGGCCAGGCCTATGATAGCACCACTAATTTGaggataaaatttaataaaatagcaGCAGAATTCAAGAAAGAAGAACCAAGAGCTTTATACACACATTGTTATGCACACTTTTTGGATTTATCAATAATTAGGTTTTGTAAAGAAGTAAAAGAACTCCGAAGTGCTCTAAAAACTCTCAGTTCTTTGTTCAACACTATTTGTATGTCTGGGGAAATGTTGGCAAATTTTCGAAATATTTGTAGGCTAAGTCAAAACAAAACATGCAAGAAACATATATCACAATCATGTTGGACAGTCCATGATCGTACATTACTATCTGTGATTGACAGTCTTCCAGAGATTATTGAAACATTGGAAGTTATAGCAAGCCATTCTTCAAATACAAGTTTCGCTGATGAATTGAGTCATTTGCTGACATTGGTTTCCAAATTTGAATTTGTCTTTTGTTTGAAATTCCTGTATCGAGTGCTGAGTGTTACAGGAATTCTTTCCAAAGAGCTTCAAAATAAAACCAtagacattttttctttgtcttcaaaAATAGAAGCAATTTTGGAATGTTTATCATCTGAAAGAAATGACGTATACTTTAAAACAATCTGGGATGGAACAGAGGaaatatgtcaaaaaataaccTGTAAAGGTTTTAAAGTTGAAAAACCTTCtcttcagaaaagaagaaaaattcagaaatcaGTAGATCTTGGCAATTCAGATAATATGTTTTTTCCTACTTCAACAGAAgaacaatataaaattaatatctaTTACCAAGGATTAGATACTATATTACAAAATTTAAAGTTATGTTTTTCAGAGTTTGATTAttgtaaaataaagcaaatttcaGAACTGTTATTTAAATGGAATGAACCATTAAATGAAACAACAGCAAAACATGTTCAGGAATTTTATAAACTCGATGAGGACATTATCCCAGAACTTAGATTTTATCGACATTATGCAAAGCTTAACTTTGTCATAGATGATAATTGCATAAACTTCGTCAGTCTTGGCTGTTTGTTTATTCAGCATGGTCTTCACAGTAATATTCCTTGTCTCTCAAAGCTATTATATATTGCTTTGTCTTGGCCAATTACTTCAGCAAGTACTGAGAACTCATTTTCTACCCTGCCTCGTCTTAAGACATATTTATGTAATACCATGGGACAAGAGAAGCTTACTGGCCCAGCCCTAATGGCTGTTGAGCAGGAGTTGGTAAATAAACTAATGGAGCCTGAACGACTCAATGAAATTGTGGAAAAGTTTATCAGTCAGATGAAAGAAATATAA
- the ZMYM1 gene encoding zinc finger MYM-type protein 1 isoform X12 → MNTDVLQDTVSSVTATADVIVDLSKSSPSEPSSAVASSSMEQPSISPSSSVFSQHAIGSSIEVQKDNMKSMKISDELCHPKCTSKVQKVKGKSRSIKKSCCADFECLENSKKDVAFCYSCQLFCQKYFSCGRESFATHGTSNWKKTLEKFRKHEKSEMHLKSLEFWREYQFCDGAVSDDLSIHSKQIEGNKKYLKLIIENILFLGKQCLPLRGNDQSVSSVNKGNFLELLEMRAKDKGEETFRLMNSQVDFYNSTQIQSDIIEIIKTEMLQDIVNEINDSSAFSIICDETTNSAMKEQLSICVRYPQKSSKAILIKERFLGFVDTEEMTGTHLHRTIKTYLQQIGVDMDKIHGQAYDSTTNLRIKFNKIAAEFKKEEPRALYTHCYAHFLDLSIIRFCKEVKELRSALKTLSSLFNTICMSGEMLANFRNICRLSQNKTCKKHISQSCWTVHDRTLLSVIDSLPEIIETLEVIASHSSNTSFADELSHLLTLVSKFEFVFCLKFLYRVLSVTGILSKELQNKTIDIFSLSSKIEAILECLSSERNDVYFKTIWDGTEEICQKITCKGFKVEKPSLQKRRKIQKSVDLGNSDNMFFPTSTEEQYKINIYYQGLDTILQNLKLCFSEFDYCKIKQISELLFKWNEPLNETTAKHVQEFYKLDEDIIPELRFYRHYAKLNFVIDDNCINFVSLGCLFIQHGLHSNIPCLSKLLYIALSWPITSASTENSFSTLPRLKTYLCNTMGQEKLTGPALMAVEQELVNKLMEPERLNEIVEKFISQMKEI, encoded by the exons ATGAACACTGATGTCTTACAAG ATACAGTTTCTTCAGTAACAGCAACAGCAGATGTCATTGTGgat CTTTCTAAGAGTTCACCTAGTGAACCCAGTAGTGCTGTTGCTAGTAGTAGTATGGAACAGCCAAGCATTTCACCATCTTCATCAGTATTCAGTCAGCATGCAATTGGTTCCAGTATAGAAGTACAAAAAGACAATATGAAATCTATGAAAATAAGTGATGAACTATGTCACCCAAAATGTACATCCAAAGTACAAAAAGTTAAAGGTAAATCACGAAGTATTAAAAAATCTTGTTGTGCAGATTTTGAGTGTTTGGAAAACAGTAAAAAAGATGTGGCATTCTGTTATTCATGCCAGTTGTTCTGCCAAAAATATTTTAGCTGTGGAAGAGAGTCATTTGCAACCCACGGAACTTCTAATTGGAAAAAAACCCTGGAAAAATTCAGAAAGCATGAAAAAAGTGAAATGCATTTGAAGTCATTGGAATTTTGGAGAGAATACCAATTTTGTGATGGAGCTGTCAGTGACGATTTATCTATTCATTCGAAACAGATTGAGGGAAATAAAAAGTACCTAAAGcttataattgaaaatattttatttcttggaaAGCAGTGTTTACCCTTAAGAGGAAACGACCAGTCAGTTTCATCTGTGAATAAAGGCAATTTTTTAGAATTGTTAGAAATGAGAGCAAAAGATAAAGGAGAAGAAACATTTCGACTTATGAATTCACAAGTTGACTTCTATAACAGTACACAAATTCAAAGTGATATTATCGAAATAATAAAGACTGAAATGTTGCAGGATATTGTGAATGAGATCAATGACTCCTCAGCGTTTTCAATCATATGTGATGAGACAACCAATAGTGCCATGAAAGAACAGCTTTCAATTTGTGTAAGATACCCACAAAAATCATCAAAGGCTATCTTAATTAAGGAAAGATTCTTGGGTTTTGTTGATACTGAGGAGATGACTGGGACCCACTTACATAGGACTATCAAAACTTACCTGCAGCAAATTGGAGTTGATATGGATAAAATACATGGCCAGGCCTATGATAGCACCACTAATTTGaggataaaatttaataaaatagcaGCAGAATTCAAGAAAGAAGAACCAAGAGCTTTATACACACATTGTTATGCACACTTTTTGGATTTATCAATAATTAGGTTTTGTAAAGAAGTAAAAGAACTCCGAAGTGCTCTAAAAACTCTCAGTTCTTTGTTCAACACTATTTGTATGTCTGGGGAAATGTTGGCAAATTTTCGAAATATTTGTAGGCTAAGTCAAAACAAAACATGCAAGAAACATATATCACAATCATGTTGGACAGTCCATGATCGTACATTACTATCTGTGATTGACAGTCTTCCAGAGATTATTGAAACATTGGAAGTTATAGCAAGCCATTCTTCAAATACAAGTTTCGCTGATGAATTGAGTCATTTGCTGACATTGGTTTCCAAATTTGAATTTGTCTTTTGTTTGAAATTCCTGTATCGAGTGCTGAGTGTTACAGGAATTCTTTCCAAAGAGCTTCAAAATAAAACCAtagacattttttctttgtcttcaaaAATAGAAGCAATTTTGGAATGTTTATCATCTGAAAGAAATGACGTATACTTTAAAACAATCTGGGATGGAACAGAGGaaatatgtcaaaaaataaccTGTAAAGGTTTTAAAGTTGAAAAACCTTCtcttcagaaaagaagaaaaattcagaaatcaGTAGATCTTGGCAATTCAGATAATATGTTTTTTCCTACTTCAACAGAAgaacaatataaaattaatatctaTTACCAAGGATTAGATACTATATTACAAAATTTAAAGTTATGTTTTTCAGAGTTTGATTAttgtaaaataaagcaaatttcaGAACTGTTATTTAAATGGAATGAACCATTAAATGAAACAACAGCAAAACATGTTCAGGAATTTTATAAACTCGATGAGGACATTATCCCAGAACTTAGATTTTATCGACATTATGCAAAGCTTAACTTTGTCATAGATGATAATTGCATAAACTTCGTCAGTCTTGGCTGTTTGTTTATTCAGCATGGTCTTCACAGTAATATTCCTTGTCTCTCAAAGCTATTATATATTGCTTTGTCTTGGCCAATTACTTCAGCAAGTACTGAGAACTCATTTTCTACCCTGCCTCGTCTTAAGACATATTTATGTAATACCATGGGACAAGAGAAGCTTACTGGCCCAGCCCTAATGGCTGTTGAGCAGGAGTTGGTAAATAAACTAATGGAGCCTGAACGACTCAATGAAATTGTGGAAAAGTTTATCAGTCAGATGAAAGAAATATAA
- the ZMYM1 gene encoding zinc finger MYM-type protein 1 isoform X11, with protein sequence MCQKTAIIQYEVKYQNVKRNLCSNACLSKFHSANNFIMNCCENCGTYCYTSSSLSHILQTEGQSHYFNSSKSITAYKQKPAKPLISVPCKPLKPSDEMIETTSDLGKTELFCSINCFSAYSKAKMESSSVNVVSVVHDTSTELLSPKKDTTPVISNIVSLADTDVALPIMNTDVLQDTVSSVTATADVIVDLSKSSPSEPSSAVASSSMEQPSISPSSSVFSQHAIGSSIEVQKDNMKSMKISDELCHPKCTSKVQKVKGKSRSIKKSCCADFECLENSKKDVAFCYSCQLFCQKYFSCGRESFATHGTSNWKKTLEKFRKHEKSEMHLKSLEFWREYQFCDGAVSDDLSIHSKQIEGNKKYLKLIIENILFLGKQCLPLRGNDQSVSSVNKGNFLELLEMRAKDKGEETFRLMNSQVDFYNSTQIQSDIIEIIKTEMLQDIVNEINDSSAFSIICDETTNSAMKEQLSICVRYPQKSSKAILIKERFLGFVDTEEMTGTHLHRTIKTYLQQIGVDMDKIHGQAYDSTTNLRIKFNKIAAEFKKEEPRALYTHCYAHFLDLSIIRFCKEVKELRSALKTLSSLFNTICMSGEMLANFRNICRLSQNKTCKKHISQSCWTVHDRTLLSVIDSLPEIIETLEVIASHSSNTSFADELSHLLTLVSKFEFVFCLKFLYRVLSVTGILSKELQNKTIDIFSLSSKIEAILECLSSERNDVYFKTIWDGTEEICQKITCKGFKVEKPSLQKRRKIQKSVDLGNSDNMFFPTSTEEQYKINIYYQGLDTILQNLKLCFSEFDYCKIKQISELLFKWNEPLNETTAKHVQEFYKLDEDIIPELRFYRHYAKLNFVIDDNCINFVSLGCLFIQHGLHSNIPCLSKLLYIALSWPITSASTENSFSTLPRLKTYLCNTMGQEKLTGPALMAVEQELVNKLMEPERLNEIVEKFISQMKEI encoded by the exons ATGTGCCAGAAGACTGCTATT ATTCAGTATGAAGTAAAATACCAAAATGTGAAACGTAATCTTTGCAGTAATGCCTGCCTTTCAAAGTTTCACTCTGCTAACAACTTCATCATGAACTGCTGTGAGAACTGTGGCACTTACTGTTACACCAGCTCTAGTCTGTCCCACATACTTCAGACGGAAGGACAGTCTCATTACTTTAATAGTTCAAAGAGTATTACAGCATATAAGCAG AAACCTGCCAAACCACTTATATCTGTTCCTTGCAAACCATTGAAGCCCTCAGATGAAATGATTGAGACTACCAGTGATTTGGGGAAGACAGAGCTTTTCTGCTCTATTAATTGTTTCTCTGCATACAGTAAAGCTAAGATGGAATCTTCTTCAG taaATGTTGTTTCTGTGGTGCATGATACTTCAACAGAGCTTCTTTCTCCAAAGAAAGATACGACTCCAGTTATAAGCAATATAGTGTCATTGGCAGACACCGATGTTGCCTTGCCCATCATGAACACTGATGTCTTACAAG ATACAGTTTCTTCAGTAACAGCAACAGCAGATGTCATTGTGgat CTTTCTAAGAGTTCACCTAGTGAACCCAGTAGTGCTGTTGCTAGTAGTAGTATGGAACAGCCAAGCATTTCACCATCTTCATCAGTATTCAGTCAGCATGCAATTGGTTCCAGTATAGAAGTACAAAAAGACAATATGAAATCTATGAAAATAAGTGATGAACTATGTCACCCAAAATGTACATCCAAAGTACAAAAAGTTAAAGGTAAATCACGAAGTATTAAAAAATCTTGTTGTGCAGATTTTGAGTGTTTGGAAAACAGTAAAAAAGATGTGGCATTCTGTTATTCATGCCAGTTGTTCTGCCAAAAATATTTTAGCTGTGGAAGAGAGTCATTTGCAACCCACGGAACTTCTAATTGGAAAAAAACCCTGGAAAAATTCAGAAAGCATGAAAAAAGTGAAATGCATTTGAAGTCATTGGAATTTTGGAGAGAATACCAATTTTGTGATGGAGCTGTCAGTGACGATTTATCTATTCATTCGAAACAGATTGAGGGAAATAAAAAGTACCTAAAGcttataattgaaaatattttatttcttggaaAGCAGTGTTTACCCTTAAGAGGAAACGACCAGTCAGTTTCATCTGTGAATAAAGGCAATTTTTTAGAATTGTTAGAAATGAGAGCAAAAGATAAAGGAGAAGAAACATTTCGACTTATGAATTCACAAGTTGACTTCTATAACAGTACACAAATTCAAAGTGATATTATCGAAATAATAAAGACTGAAATGTTGCAGGATATTGTGAATGAGATCAATGACTCCTCAGCGTTTTCAATCATATGTGATGAGACAACCAATAGTGCCATGAAAGAACAGCTTTCAATTTGTGTAAGATACCCACAAAAATCATCAAAGGCTATCTTAATTAAGGAAAGATTCTTGGGTTTTGTTGATACTGAGGAGATGACTGGGACCCACTTACATAGGACTATCAAAACTTACCTGCAGCAAATTGGAGTTGATATGGATAAAATACATGGCCAGGCCTATGATAGCACCACTAATTTGaggataaaatttaataaaatagcaGCAGAATTCAAGAAAGAAGAACCAAGAGCTTTATACACACATTGTTATGCACACTTTTTGGATTTATCAATAATTAGGTTTTGTAAAGAAGTAAAAGAACTCCGAAGTGCTCTAAAAACTCTCAGTTCTTTGTTCAACACTATTTGTATGTCTGGGGAAATGTTGGCAAATTTTCGAAATATTTGTAGGCTAAGTCAAAACAAAACATGCAAGAAACATATATCACAATCATGTTGGACAGTCCATGATCGTACATTACTATCTGTGATTGACAGTCTTCCAGAGATTATTGAAACATTGGAAGTTATAGCAAGCCATTCTTCAAATACAAGTTTCGCTGATGAATTGAGTCATTTGCTGACATTGGTTTCCAAATTTGAATTTGTCTTTTGTTTGAAATTCCTGTATCGAGTGCTGAGTGTTACAGGAATTCTTTCCAAAGAGCTTCAAAATAAAACCAtagacattttttctttgtcttcaaaAATAGAAGCAATTTTGGAATGTTTATCATCTGAAAGAAATGACGTATACTTTAAAACAATCTGGGATGGAACAGAGGaaatatgtcaaaaaataaccTGTAAAGGTTTTAAAGTTGAAAAACCTTCtcttcagaaaagaagaaaaattcagaaatcaGTAGATCTTGGCAATTCAGATAATATGTTTTTTCCTACTTCAACAGAAgaacaatataaaattaatatctaTTACCAAGGATTAGATACTATATTACAAAATTTAAAGTTATGTTTTTCAGAGTTTGATTAttgtaaaataaagcaaatttcaGAACTGTTATTTAAATGGAATGAACCATTAAATGAAACAACAGCAAAACATGTTCAGGAATTTTATAAACTCGATGAGGACATTATCCCAGAACTTAGATTTTATCGACATTATGCAAAGCTTAACTTTGTCATAGATGATAATTGCATAAACTTCGTCAGTCTTGGCTGTTTGTTTATTCAGCATGGTCTTCACAGTAATATTCCTTGTCTCTCAAAGCTATTATATATTGCTTTGTCTTGGCCAATTACTTCAGCAAGTACTGAGAACTCATTTTCTACCCTGCCTCGTCTTAAGACATATTTATGTAATACCATGGGACAAGAGAAGCTTACTGGCCCAGCCCTAATGGCTGTTGAGCAGGAGTTGGTAAATAAACTAATGGAGCCTGAACGACTCAATGAAATTGTGGAAAAGTTTATCAGTCAGATGAAAGAAATATAA